In a genomic window of Lepisosteus oculatus isolate fLepOcu1 chromosome 3, fLepOcu1.hap2, whole genome shotgun sequence:
- the gng8 gene encoding guanine nucleotide-binding protein G(I)/G(S)/G(O) subunit gamma-8 isoform X1 encodes MFRAQERLLMTVAARMSNNMAKIADARKTVEQLKLEVNIDRMKVSKAAADLLAFCEAHAKEDPLVTPVPSSENPFREKKLFCSIL; translated from the exons ATGTTTAGAGCCCAGGAGAGACTTCTAA TGACAGTGGCAGCCAGGATGTCGAATAACATGGCCAAGATTGCAGATGCCCGCAAGACAGTGGAGCAGCTCAAACTGGAGGTCAACATCGATAGAATGAAG GTCTCCAAGGCAGCAGCAGACCTGTTGGCGTTCTGTGAGGCTCACGCCAAGGAGGACCCCCTGGTGACACCTGTGCCCTCCTCTGAAAACCCCTTCCGTGAGAAGAAGCTCTTCTGCTCCATCCTCTAA
- the gng8 gene encoding guanine nucleotide-binding protein G(I)/G(S)/G(O) subunit gamma-8 isoform X2, which yields MSNNMAKIADARKTVEQLKLEVNIDRMKVSKAAADLLAFCEAHAKEDPLVTPVPSSENPFREKKLFCSIL from the exons ATGTCGAATAACATGGCCAAGATTGCAGATGCCCGCAAGACAGTGGAGCAGCTCAAACTGGAGGTCAACATCGATAGAATGAAG GTCTCCAAGGCAGCAGCAGACCTGTTGGCGTTCTGTGAGGCTCACGCCAAGGAGGACCCCCTGGTGACACCTGTGCCCTCCTCTGAAAACCCCTTCCGTGAGAAGAAGCTCTTCTGCTCCATCCTCTAA